A segment of the Corynebacterium resistens DSM 45100 genome:
AACAACCGCGATGAAAAGCGGCGCTCCGATAAACGCGATAACGATGGACATTTCAAGTTCTCCCGGGCGAATCACCAACCGACCAACTATGTCGGCACAGAGCACAAGAACTCCACCCAGCAACGCGGAAGGAAGAATCAAGCGCCTGATTTCGGGACCTAAGATGGCGCGCATCAAGTGCGGGGCGGCGAAGCCGACAAAAGCGATAGGCCCAGCTGCAGCGGTTGCACTCCCGGCAAGCACAACCACCCCCAACGCGGACAACTGACGTGCAATCTTGGGGGCGCCTCCTAAGGAGAGCGAGGCGTCATCCCCCATAGCCAACAAATCAAGTGGCCGAGCTGCCAAAAGAGCGAGAAGTAGGCCGATTGAAAGCCCGCCCCACGCTAGAGCCACATCGTCATAACCGCGCCCAAATGTTGAACCCACAACCCAATGCCGCATGTTATCGAGGACATCCGTATCGAATAACCCGATTAGGACAGTGCCTGCGCGCAGCGTGGCATCTACCCCCAACCCGATAAGGATGAGAGTGACGGGGTCAGCCGTACGCCGCGCAATCATCATGACTAGCCCTGCTGCCAATCCAGCTCCAATAAACGCCAAGAGCGCCGTGCCGCCGAGGCCCGAAACTAGGCCAGTTAACGAACCAAGCGAGACGGCGAACGCCGCCCCTGAGGTCACGCCAATGAAGCCAGGATCAGCTAGAGGGTTTCGAGTCCATGCTTGGGCGAGTATTCCCGCCACTGCCAACGCTGCACCTGCCGCAAAGGCAAGAAACGTCCGGGGCATACGCAGATCCCACACAATGCTGTGGAGCTCTTGATTCCCTGTTCCGTTCAAGGCCGACAACATTTGCCCTATGGGAATGAAACGTGAGCCGATAAAGATGGAAGCCACCACAGCAAATCCAGTCAGCACAACTAAGAAAGCACACATCTGGCGAGCTTTCCCATTCATTTCTTTCCCCAGCGGTTCAGGCTGTGCGTTTGTTGAAGGGACGCGGCGTTTACGGTTAATAGTTGTCGTCACGAAGAAGGTTGCTCCAAAATGATGGGGTTAGCCGAGCTAGGGAAAAGCGTTGGGCCGAGGGCGAGGTTTAGGGTTTTTTCTGCTTTAGTATCTCTGCCCTAGTTCTTCTGAAACTTGCCTTCGAACTGCTGGACAGCCCACGGGATAGTCACCGGATTTGGCAGACTCATGGCGTTGCCAAGGTTGGTATCTAAGTAGCGCACTCTTCCGTCCTTGACCGGCACCAGATTCTGGAAAGCCTTATCCTTCTTCAACACCTCAGTGTCTCCGTGGTAATCGAGAACGAATAGGTAATCGACGTCATTGAGTTTCGAATAGTTCTCCGGCGCATAGGCCACGTAGAACGAGGACCCATCGCCTTGGAGCTCCTTCGGGATCGTGAATCCCAGGTTCTCAACAAATTGACCGCGCCCGTCGCCAGAGGTGAATACGCCGATTTTTCCGTCGAACGGTGACACGACAGCTACACGCTTTCCCTGCAGTTCCGGGTGGTCTTGCTTGAACTTCTCCAAGGACCCTTTGGTCTCTTCGATGAGTTGCTCGCCCTCTGCTTGTTTGCCAACTGCCTTGGCAATCGTCTCAACCTGCTTGTCCCACGGAATCTGCCAATCTTTGAACCCTTCGGGTTTCAAAGTCGTGGGCGCAATCTTTTCGAGGGATTCCTTGGCCTGCGCGTCTACAGCTTGATTGACAGCAATAATCTGGGAGGGGTTAGCAGCCGTGACCTTCTCAATCACTTGCGCCGTGATCCCTTGCGCAGTATCAAAGATTTTTTCTGGGTTGGAGTTTCCGAGCTTCGGTTGCGACCACGGCCCTACACCTGACTTTGACGACAAGTCCTGGGATTCCCACGGTGCAATCGCTACCGGGGTGATCCCCAGCGCAAGCAGCGTATCTACATCACCCAATCCAAGGCTGACCACGCGATTCTCCTTGGTGCCTTGCGTGGATTCCTTTTCACCTTCTCCCCGCGAACATCCCACGAGCACAAGACTGGTCGCGATGAGGCTCGCCACGATGGCTTTGGTGCGCTTGCCGAAAAAGTGCATGCATTCTCCTCTTAATAAGCACTTTCCGCTCAAAGCCGCTTTCATCGTGTACTGACTAGCGCGAGACGGCGAAGGGTGCTGATTACATCTGACCGGGAAGATGGTATACTAACCCCTTGACCTAAGGCAAGCCTCACCTCATGTAGTGCGCCCTAAAGCATTGCAACCTCGACACCCCAGGAACCTTCCCTTGCGAGATCATCGACTTATTCCACTCACCGTTGTCTCGAACACCGCTATCCGCCCCCGCTTGCACCGCCTCACCTTCACTTCCACTGAATTTGCGGACTACAACCTGGATGGCCCCGATGAATTCTTCGGTTTACTCATGCCTAAAAGGGGCCAGGAATTCACGCCTTTCGAGATCGGGAGGTCCAATCTTCGCGCAACAGTCGCTGCTTTGCCGGATGAAATCCGCCCGGACCTGCGTTGGTACACAGTCCGCAGCATCGATCATGCTGCCCGCACGATAACCACCGACATAGTGACACACGGCGATAACGGCCCCGGCACAAGTTGGGTCAAGCGGGCATGCGCAGGCGTTACCGCTGGAATGTACACCTGTTCTGCCATATGGTCCCCAACCACTAGCGCGCAACTACTCGTTGCAGATGCTTCATCCCTTCCAGCCTTACGCCACATCCTCTCCTACCAATTCCGCAATGCACCCCAGGCACTTGCGCAAGCAGACGTAGTAGCGGTCGTTACGGATTTCGACGAGGTAGAGGAAGGGCTAGCGGAGCAATGGTCTCCACTTCTCCACACACTCACGGTGGTGAAGTGCGAGAAGACCCTCGAAACAACCACCACCTTAAGCACTATCAACGACCTCTTTGAGAGCCGGAAGCTACTTCCCCCCTCTTCCGTATGGGCATGCGGCGAAGGCAGCCTAGCTAAAGCGATACGTAAGGAAGCGATCGACGAATGGGGCCTTTCCCCCGATGACGTGACATGGTCACCATTCTGGTTCCATGGCAAGGCTCGGCCCTAGCTCGCCCCATTCGCCCCAAAAGAAAAACCGCTCCGCTAGCGCGCAGCTAGCGGAGCGGTAATTCGTGCTAGCGGGGCACTACCCCGCTATGACGGATCGAAGCCCATAGCCTCGATCAGGACAGCTTTTAGTCCTTAGCGTTGTTGTCCTTGAACGGGAAGCCCAGCTCGCGCAGCAGCGCGCGGCCTTCGTCGTCGTTCGTTGCAGTGGTAACAACGGTGATGTTCATACCGCGTGGACGGTCGATCTTGTCAACGTCGATTTCGTAGAACATGGTCTGCTCGGACAGGCCGAAGGTGTAGTTACCGTGGCCGTCGAACTGACGGTCGGACAGACCGCGGAAGTCACGAATACGTGGCAGAGCAACGGTCAGCAGGCGATCCAGGAACTCCCACATGCGGTCGCCGCGCATGGTTACGCGTGCACCAATGGGCATACCTTCACGCAGCTTGAAGTTAGCGATAGCCTTCTTCGCGGTGCGGATCTGTGGCTTCTGACCGGTGATCAGGGTCAGGTCGTTGATTGCGCCGTTGATCAGCTTGGAGTCACGAGCCGCATCGCCAACACCCATGTTGACAACAACCTTGGTGACACCAGGGATCTGCATGACATTGTCGTACTTGAACTCGGAGCTCAGCTTCTCGCGGATCTCCTCGCGGTAACGAGTCTTCAGGCGTGGGGTGTAGTTTTCACTCATCGTTAGATGTCCTTCCCGTTGCGCTTGGAGACGCGGATCTTCTTACCGTCTTCATCGAAGCGGTAGCCGATACGGGTCGGGTTGCCGTCGGAATCCACAACCATCACGTTAGAAACGTGGATTGGGGCTTCCTGGGTCACGATGCCGCCGGATTCTGCGCCGCGCTCTGGAGCGGAGTTTGCAACGTGCTTCTTGATGCGGTTAACGCCCTCTACGAGGACCTTGTCCAGCTTTGGGTAGGCCTCGATGACCTTGCCCTTAGCACCCTTGTCTGGGCCGGAAATCACCAGCACGGTATCGCCCTTACGGATCTTCATTTAGAGCACCTCCGGAGCGAGAGAAATGATCTTCATGAACTTCTTGTCACGAAGCTCGCGAGCCACTGGGCCAAAAATACGGGTACCACGTGGATCGTTGTCGTTGGACTTGATGATGACAGCTGCGTTCTCATCGAAAGCAATGTAGGAGCCGTCTGGACGACGGGTTTCCTTCTTCGCACGAACGATGACGGCCTTAACAATTTCGCCTGCCTTGACGGTGCCACCTGGGGTTGCTTCCTTAACGGTTGCAACGACGACGTCACCGATACCAGCGGAGCGTCGAACAGAGCCTCCGAGCACGCGGATGACCAGGATTTCCCGGGCACCGGTGTTATCGGCAACTCGCAGACGCGATTCTTGCTGAATCACTATGAGTCTCCTTGATTGACCTAGTTAATGTTCACGTGCGTGGGATTACCGACCCTCGCGCACACGGTCCGTTGACCTGCTATCACCGGTAAGGTCACACCTTTAAGCTTCGCTAGAGGCTCCCCTTACCGCGACACTCTCGCAGGCAACCTACGTATTATTCCACGCCCTACTTCACGTATCCAAATCGCGATTGCGTCGCTAGTACACCACCAAGCAACATGCCCGACTTTAACCTTTTGTTAAGCTAACGGGGGTAATTCAGCCACCCCTTCTCTTAATCTCTTTATTTATCGACGCCGAAATGCCCGCGCTCACGCATAACCGCAGGCAGCTAGTGTTGTATGAGAAGTAGTTCTGTATTCATGAACAGTGGGTGCACGACTCTACTGCACCAATAGACCAGTCCCGAGCCAGAGAATTTTCATCTGGGGTGCTGTGAAATGCCAGCTTTCGTGTTAGATTAGCCCACGTACGAAGGCCGGGGTCCACTGAAACTCCGAGCCGCCACGAATCACCTACTTCAGAGGATTGATTATGAAGAAGACCATCCTGGCTCTGGCCACCGCTTCCACCGTTGCTCTCGCCGGCACCTCCGTTGCTGTTGCTGAGGAAACCCAGGGCAACAACACTTCCGCTTCCCAGACCTCCCCAAACTCCAGCACTGCTGACTCCAAGGGTTCCAACGAGCTCTTCGGCTGGCACGATGAAGAATGGACGGATGCTGACGGCAAGACGCAGAAGCCCACGACCATCGTAAAGAAGATCACCGACATCGGAGCTCTCTTCGGCGTAATCGTCACCATCGTTGGTGGCATCGCTACCCTGGCTGCAAACTTCCAGAAGATCGCTGACTCCTTCAAGAAGTAAGCAATCCGCCGGCTATTCGTGGCCGGCTAACACCGTTCCCACCGGGTATCGGTGCTGAAATTTAGAACCCGTTAGGTGCAAATTATTGCCCTAACGGGTTTTTGCATGTCCGAAAGACCTAGCTTGACAAGCAAAGTGGGTCGGCCCGGGGTGGCGTCGAACCAAAAAGAGTAAACAAGAAGCCGGTGCCCACCGAAACAACATTTGTCTCAGTGAGCACCGGCCTCAAGTTGCTAGTGCGTGATGGCCCCTACCTGTCGCAGGTCAGCCAAAAGGACTGGCTGAGCGAAGGGCGAAGACCATCGGAGCAAGATCCCCCGAGGGGAAGGCTTAACGAGCCTTCTCCAGGACCTCGACGAGGCGGAAGTGCTTCGTCTTGGACAGTGGGCGGGTCTCCTCGATCAACACGCGGTCGCCAACACCAGCGGTGTCGTTCTCGTCGTGAACCTTCACGCGAGAGTTGGTGCGCATGATCTTGCCGTACAGGGCGTGCTGCTTACGGTCCTCGAGCTCAACGACGATGGTCTTGCTCATCTTGACGGACACAACGTAGCCCACGCGATTCTTACGTGCGCCCTTTTCCTTCTTAGTCAAGGTTGCCTCACTCATGCTGCGTCACCACCTGGGTTGGTAGACAGCCCGAGCTCGCGCTCGCGCAGAACGGTGTAGATGCGGGCGATGTCACGCTTAACTACACCCAAACGACGGTTGTTGGAAAGCTGGCCGGTCGCAGCCTGGAAGCGAAGGTTGAATAGCTCTTCCTTCGACTCACGCAGGCGGGTGGTCAGCTCTTCGTTGGTGAGCTCACGGAGCTCAGATGCCGGAATTCCGGTAGCCATTAGAACTGATCCTCCTTCTTTACGATACGAACCTTGCAAGGCAGCTTGTTGCCAGCGCGGCGCAGGGCCTCGAGAGCTACTTCCTCATTGGGGTAGGACATCTCGAACAGGATGCGACCTGGCTTGACGTTAGCAACCCACTTCTCCACTGGGCCCTTACCGGAACCCATACGTACACCGAGTGGCTTCTGGGTCAGTGGGCGGTCAGGGAAGATGTTGATCCATACCTTGCCACCACGCTTGACGTGGCGGTTAATGGCAATACGAGCGGACTCGATCTGACGGTTGGTGATGTACGTCGGCTCAAGGGCCTGCAGGCCGTAATCGCCGAACGTCACGCGGTTGCCGCCCTTGGACACGCCGCTACGGGTTGGGCGGTGCTGGCGACGGAACTTAACGCGCTTAGGGATAAGCATGTGCTTTAACCCTCCTGCTTCTTCTCGGCGCGCTGGCGACGAGCACCACCGCGGCGTGGACGCTCACGGCGACCGCCACGTGGGCGATCGTCGCGTGCGTTCATCAGGGACTCACGACGGCCACCGACAACGTCACCCTTGTAGATCCACACCTTGACGCCGATGCGTCCGAAGGTGGTGTGAGCTTCGTAGGTGCCGTAATCGATTTCGGCGCGCAGGGTGTGCAGTGGAACGCGACCCTCGTGGTAGCGCTCGGTGCGACCCATTTCTGCGCCGCCGAGGCGGCCGGAACATACGACCTTGATGCCCTTGACCTGAGGCTGGCGCATTGCGCCCTGGATAGCCTTGCGCATCGCGCGACGGAAAGCCACGCGGTTGGTCAGCTGCTCAGCGATGGACTGGGCCACCAGCTGTGCATTGGCGTCGATGTTCTTAACTTCAAGAATGTTCAGCTGAACCTGCTTGCCGGTGAGCTTCTCGAGCTGACCGCGGATGCGGTCTGCCTCGGAACCACGACGACCGATCACGATGCCCGGACGGGCGGTGTGGATGTCCACGCGGACACGGTCGTGGGTGCGCTCGATGACAACGTCGGCGATGCCGGCGCGGTCAAGACCCTTGGACAGGAAGTCGCGGATCTTGATGTCCTCGGCGAGGTAGTCAGCGTACTGCTTGTCGGCGTACCAGCGGGAGCGCCACTCGGAAGTGATACCCAGCCGGAGGCCGTGGGGGTGGATTTTCTGGCCCACTACTGAGCACTTCCCTTCTGGCTCTCGACGACCACGGTGATGTGGCTAGTGCGCTTACGGACGTGGAAGGCACGGCCCTGTGCGCGCGGACGGAAACGGCGCATGGTTGGTCCCTCGTCAGCATAAGCCTCGGAGATAACCAGGGAGCGACGGTCCAGACCGTAGTTGTTCTCTGCGTTAGCTGCTGCGGATGCAACAACCTTGTAAACCGGCTCGGAAGCAGCCTGTGGAGCGTACTTCAGGATAGCCAGCGCGTCGTCAACGGACTTGCCGCGGACCAGATCGATCACGCGACGAGCCTTCATTGGGGTGACGCGAACGAAACGCGCGGTAGCGCGTGCGGAATTCACGGTGTCAGTCATGATTATCGACGACCCTTCTTGTCGTCCTTCACGTGACCCTTAAAGGTCTTCGTGGGGGCGAACTCGCCTAGCTTGTGTCCGACCATGGAATCATCGATGAACACTGGCACGTGCTTGCGACCGTCGTGGACGGCGAAAGTGTGACCAATGAAATCAGGCAGAATGGTCGAGCGACGGGACCAGGTCTTGATGACCTGCTTGGTGCCCTTTTCGTTCTGAGCGTCCACCTTCGCGAGGAGGTGTTCGTCGACGAATGGGCCCTTCTTGAGGCTACGTGGCATTCTCTACTACCTCCTCTTAGCGCTTCTTGTTCTTGTTGGTGCGACGA
Coding sequences within it:
- a CDS encoding iron ABC transporter permease: MNGKARQMCAFLVVLTGFAVVASIFIGSRFIPIGQMLSALNGTGNQELHSIVWDLRMPRTFLAFAAGAALAVAGILAQAWTRNPLADPGFIGVTSGAAFAVSLGSLTGLVSGLGGTALLAFIGAGLAAGLVMMIARRTADPVTLILIGLGVDATLRAGTVLIGLFDTDVLDNMRHWVVGSTFGRGYDDVALAWGGLSIGLLLALLAARPLDLLAMGDDASLSLGGAPKIARQLSALGVVVLAGSATAAAGPIAFVGFAAPHLMRAILGPEIRRLILPSALLGGVLVLCADIVGRLVIRPGELEMSIVIAFIGAPLFIAVVRKRSGWSQTGGRV
- a CDS encoding iron-siderophore ABC transporter substrate-binding protein — its product is MHFFGKRTKAIVASLIATSLVLVGCSRGEGEKESTQGTKENRVVSLGLGDVDTLLALGITPVAIAPWESQDLSSKSGVGPWSQPKLGNSNPEKIFDTAQGITAQVIEKVTAANPSQIIAVNQAVDAQAKESLEKIAPTTLKPEGFKDWQIPWDKQVETIAKAVGKQAEGEQLIEETKGSLEKFKQDHPELQGKRVAVVSPFDGKIGVFTSGDGRGQFVENLGFTIPKELQGDGSSFYVAYAPENYSKLNDVDYLFVLDYHGDTEVLKKDKAFQNLVPVKDGRVRYLDTNLGNAMSLPNPVTIPWAVQQFEGKFQKN
- a CDS encoding siderophore-interacting protein, whose amino-acid sequence is MRDHRLIPLTVVSNTAIRPRLHRLTFTSTEFADYNLDGPDEFFGLLMPKRGQEFTPFEIGRSNLRATVAALPDEIRPDLRWYTVRSIDHAARTITTDIVTHGDNGPGTSWVKRACAGVTAGMYTCSAIWSPTTSAQLLVADASSLPALRHILSYQFRNAPQALAQADVVAVVTDFDEVEEGLAEQWSPLLHTLTVVKCEKTLETTTTLSTINDLFESRKLLPPSSVWACGEGSLAKAIRKEAIDEWGLSPDDVTWSPFWFHGKARP
- the rplE gene encoding 50S ribosomal protein L5, whose product is MSENYTPRLKTRYREEIREKLSSEFKYDNVMQIPGVTKVVVNMGVGDAARDSKLINGAINDLTLITGQKPQIRTAKKAIANFKLREGMPIGARVTMRGDRMWEFLDRLLTVALPRIRDFRGLSDRQFDGHGNYTFGLSEQTMFYEIDVDKIDRPRGMNITVVTTATNDDEGRALLRELGFPFKDNNAKD
- the rplX gene encoding 50S ribosomal protein L24, yielding MKIRKGDTVLVISGPDKGAKGKVIEAYPKLDKVLVEGVNRIKKHVANSAPERGAESGGIVTQEAPIHVSNVMVVDSDGNPTRIGYRFDEDGKKIRVSKRNGKDI
- the rplN gene encoding 50S ribosomal protein L14, producing the protein MIQQESRLRVADNTGAREILVIRVLGGSVRRSAGIGDVVVATVKEATPGGTVKAGEIVKAVIVRAKKETRRPDGSYIAFDENAAVIIKSNDNDPRGTRIFGPVARELRDKKFMKIISLAPEVL
- the rpsQ gene encoding 30S ribosomal protein S17 is translated as MSEATLTKKEKGARKNRVGYVVSVKMSKTIVVELEDRKQHALYGKIMRTNSRVKVHDENDTAGVGDRVLIEETRPLSKTKHFRLVEVLEKAR
- the rpmC gene encoding 50S ribosomal protein L29: MATGIPASELRELTNEELTTRLRESKEELFNLRFQAATGQLSNNRRLGVVKRDIARIYTVLRERELGLSTNPGGDAA
- the rplP gene encoding 50S ribosomal protein L16: MLIPKRVKFRRQHRPTRSGVSKGGNRVTFGDYGLQALEPTYITNRQIESARIAINRHVKRGGKVWINIFPDRPLTQKPLGVRMGSGKGPVEKWVANVKPGRILFEMSYPNEEVALEALRRAGNKLPCKVRIVKKEDQF
- the rpsC gene encoding 30S ribosomal protein S3 produces the protein MGQKIHPHGLRLGITSEWRSRWYADKQYADYLAEDIKIRDFLSKGLDRAGIADVVIERTHDRVRVDIHTARPGIVIGRRGSEADRIRGQLEKLTGKQVQLNILEVKNIDANAQLVAQSIAEQLTNRVAFRRAMRKAIQGAMRQPQVKGIKVVCSGRLGGAEMGRTERYHEGRVPLHTLRAEIDYGTYEAHTTFGRIGVKVWIYKGDVVGGRRESLMNARDDRPRGGRRERPRRGGARRQRAEKKQEG
- the rplV gene encoding 50S ribosomal protein L22, which translates into the protein MTDTVNSARATARFVRVTPMKARRVIDLVRGKSVDDALAILKYAPQAASEPVYKVVASAAANAENNYGLDRRSLVISEAYADEGPTMRRFRPRAQGRAFHVRKRTSHITVVVESQKGSAQ
- the rpsS gene encoding 30S ribosomal protein S19, with the protein product MPRSLKKGPFVDEHLLAKVDAQNEKGTKQVIKTWSRRSTILPDFIGHTFAVHDGRKHVPVFIDDSMVGHKLGEFAPTKTFKGHVKDDKKGRR